From Nonlabens sp. Ci31, the proteins below share one genomic window:
- a CDS encoding iron-sulfur cluster assembly protein, which translates to MEEINGQEIGEKVVKVLKTIYDPEIPVDIYELGLIYDVMVSSDADVKILMTLTSPNCPVAETLPVEVEEKVKTLKEVNDAEVEITFDPPWNKDLMSEEAKLELGML; encoded by the coding sequence ATGGAAGAAATCAACGGACAAGAAATAGGAGAAAAAGTAGTAAAAGTTCTCAAGACCATTTACGATCCAGAAATACCTGTAGATATATACGAACTAGGATTGATCTACGATGTTATGGTAAGCAGCGATGCTGACGTAAAAATACTCATGACGTTAACTTCGCCTAATTGCCCAGTGGCCGAAACGTTGCCAGTAGAAGTAGAAGAAAAAGTAAAGACCCTCAAAGAAGTAAATGATGCTGAAGTAGAGATCACTTTTGACCCACCATGGAACAAAGATTTGATGAGTGAAGAGGCAAAACTTGAACTAGGAATGCTTTAA
- a CDS encoding SufE family protein, whose amino-acid sequence MASIQEIQEEIVDEFSMFDDWMQRYEYMIDLGKSLPLIDANLKTEDRIIKGCQSKVWVNAELESDKIAFTADSDAIITKGIIAILIRAWSGQKPADIIAANTNFIDEIGLKEHLSPTRANGLVSMIKQLKMYAIAYQTQVN is encoded by the coding sequence ATGGCGAGCATTCAAGAAATACAAGAAGAAATAGTTGATGAATTTTCCATGTTTGACGACTGGATGCAGCGTTATGAATACATGATCGATTTAGGGAAAAGCCTTCCTTTAATTGATGCAAATTTAAAAACAGAAGATCGTATTATAAAAGGTTGCCAGTCTAAAGTATGGGTAAATGCAGAGCTAGAATCTGATAAAATTGCCTTTACCGCAGACAGTGATGCCATTATTACCAAAGGTATCATCGCCATTCTCATAAGAGCTTGGTCGGGTCAAAAACCAGCAGATATTATCGCGGCTAATACCAATTTTATAGACGAGATAGGGCTCAAAGAACACCTTTCCCCTACCAGAGCAAATGGACTTGTTTCCATGATCAAACAATTAAAAATGTATGCCATAGCATACCAAACTCAAGTCAACTAA
- the sufB gene encoding Fe-S cluster assembly protein SufB, which translates to MSKYTEEQLEKELKNKEYEYGFYTDMKSDTIPVGLSEDVIRIISAKKNEPQWMLEWRLEAYRIFIEMEEPEWANVTYEKPDLQAISYYSAPGSKPKLDSLDEVDPELLETFKKLGISIDEQKKLSGVAMDVVIDSVSVATTFKKTLGEKGIIFCPISEAIQEHPELVKKHLGTVIPQNDNYYAALNSAVFSDGSFCYIPKGVKCPMELSTYFRINEGGTGQFERTLVIADEGSFVSYLEGCTAPSRDENQLHAACVELIAMDDAEIKYSTVQNWYPGNAEGKGGVFNFVTKRGICEKNAKISWTQVETGSAVTWKYPSCILKGDNSVGEFYSIAVTNNYQQADTGTKMIHLGKNTKSTIISKGISAGKSQNSYRGLVKIGSRATNARNFSQCDSLLMGNDCGAHTFPYIENSNSTSKVEHEATTSKIGEDQIFYCNQRGIETEKAIALIVNGFSKQVLNNLPMEFAVEAQKLLEISLEGSVG; encoded by the coding sequence ATGTCAAAATATACAGAAGAACAATTAGAAAAAGAACTTAAGAACAAAGAGTATGAGTACGGCTTCTACACCGATATGAAGTCAGATACTATTCCTGTAGGTCTTAGTGAAGATGTGATACGCATAATTTCTGCAAAGAAAAATGAACCACAATGGATGCTGGAATGGAGACTAGAGGCATATCGTATTTTTATAGAAATGGAAGAACCAGAATGGGCAAATGTGACTTATGAAAAGCCTGACTTGCAAGCGATATCTTATTATTCTGCTCCTGGTTCTAAACCCAAATTAGATAGCTTGGACGAAGTAGATCCAGAGTTGTTAGAGACTTTTAAAAAGTTAGGGATTTCTATTGATGAGCAAAAGAAACTTAGTGGAGTTGCGATGGATGTTGTTATCGACTCCGTATCTGTAGCAACCACATTTAAGAAAACACTTGGTGAGAAGGGAATTATCTTCTGTCCTATTTCTGAAGCTATTCAAGAACATCCAGAATTAGTAAAAAAACACTTAGGAACAGTAATTCCGCAAAATGATAATTATTATGCAGCTCTTAATAGCGCTGTGTTCTCTGATGGGTCTTTTTGTTATATTCCTAAAGGCGTCAAGTGTCCTATGGAACTATCTACCTACTTCCGTATCAATGAAGGAGGAACGGGACAGTTTGAAAGAACACTCGTTATTGCAGACGAAGGTAGTTTTGTATCTTACCTTGAAGGTTGCACAGCACCTAGCCGTGACGAAAATCAACTACACGCCGCTTGTGTTGAGTTAATCGCTATGGATGATGCAGAGATCAAATACTCCACCGTACAAAACTGGTATCCAGGAAATGCTGAAGGAAAAGGTGGTGTTTTTAATTTTGTAACCAAACGTGGAATCTGTGAGAAAAACGCAAAAATATCATGGACACAAGTAGAAACTGGTAGTGCCGTTACATGGAAATATCCTAGTTGTATCCTTAAGGGTGATAACTCAGTTGGAGAATTTTATTCCATAGCAGTAACTAATAATTACCAGCAAGCAGATACGGGAACTAAAATGATCCACTTAGGAAAAAATACCAAGTCGACCATTATTTCAAAAGGGATAAGTGCTGGGAAGTCCCAAAACTCTTATCGTGGTCTTGTGAAAATAGGTTCTAGGGCAACAAATGCCCGTAACTTCTCACAATGTGATAGCTTATTAATGGGTAATGATTGTGGCGCGCACACGTTTCCATATATAGAAAATAGCAACAGTACTTCAAAAGTAGAGCACGAAGCTACCACTAGCAAAATAGGTGAAGACCAAATTTTTTATTGCAACCAGCGTGGTATTGAAACAGAAAAAGCAATTGCCCTTATAGTAAATGGTTTCTCAAAACAAGTATTGAATAATTTGCCTATGGAGTTTGCAGTAGAGGCTCAAAAACTACTAGAAATAAGTCTAGAAGGATCCGTAGGATAA
- a CDS encoding META domain-containing protein, with protein sequence MKLTTILLTLMSLMITNCKDLEGIDGDYEITTVGSNDYSEYDITMSIEMGKENKISGKSACNQYFGSFKNPEKNKIEMGVLAGTKMYCSDLDEIEKEYKIHLLKVASVEVTNTGLNLIDKEGKVIIVAVKKEDK encoded by the coding sequence ATGAAACTAACAACAATACTATTGACTTTAATGTCTTTGATGATCACAAACTGCAAAGACTTGGAAGGTATAGACGGAGATTATGAAATTACTACAGTAGGAAGCAACGACTATTCAGAGTACGATATCACCATGTCTATAGAAATGGGTAAAGAAAATAAAATTTCAGGAAAATCTGCTTGTAATCAATATTTTGGAAGCTTTAAAAACCCTGAAAAAAATAAAATAGAAATGGGAGTGCTCGCAGGAACAAAAATGTACTGTAGCGACCTTGACGAAATAGAAAAAGAGTATAAGATTCACTTGTTAAAAGTAGCCTCTGTAGAAGTCACCAACACAGGCCTCAACCTTATTGATAAAGAAGGAAAAGTAATTATAGTTGCAGTAAAAAAAGAAGATAAATAA
- a CDS encoding aminotransferase class V-fold PLP-dependent enzyme translates to MLDIKKIRADFPILNRKVNGQPLIYFDNAATSQKPLQVIDKIVEYYTLYNANIHRGVHALSQEATDHFESAREKARAFFNIPLTKQVIFTSGNTHSINAVASGAHVFVKKGDEVIVSAVEHHSNIVPWQMLCERIGATLKVIPVLDNGTLDMDTYHNLLNSKTAFVVVNHISNALGVENPVKEIIDAAHEYGAMTLIDGAQSCGHMKLDMQALDADFYTISGHKMCGPTGIGILYGKEEALNTLPPYQGGGEMIDQVSFEKTTYAGLPHKFEAGTPNICGGIALGAAIDYLNEVGMENIAAYEHELLVYGTEQIKSIPGAKIYGDVTNKAAVISFNVASLHPYDIGTIVDKLGVAVRTGHHCAQPVMERFEIPGTIRASFAFYNTKEEIDVMVQALQRAVNMLS, encoded by the coding sequence ATGCTAGACATCAAGAAAATAAGAGCTGATTTCCCTATTTTAAACCGTAAAGTAAACGGACAGCCATTGATCTATTTTGATAATGCCGCGACTTCTCAAAAACCTTTACAGGTGATTGATAAAATCGTAGAGTATTATACCCTATACAACGCAAACATACACCGTGGTGTGCATGCCTTGAGTCAGGAAGCAACAGACCATTTTGAAAGTGCTCGCGAGAAAGCAAGAGCTTTTTTTAATATTCCTCTTACCAAACAAGTCATCTTTACTTCTGGCAACACCCATTCTATTAATGCCGTAGCAAGTGGTGCACATGTCTTTGTAAAAAAAGGAGATGAAGTGATTGTTAGCGCAGTAGAACATCACTCTAACATAGTGCCTTGGCAAATGCTTTGTGAACGAATAGGAGCAACTTTAAAAGTGATTCCAGTTTTAGATAATGGAACGCTAGATATGGATACTTATCACAACCTTCTCAATTCTAAAACAGCATTTGTAGTTGTCAATCATATTTCTAACGCTTTAGGAGTTGAAAACCCAGTTAAAGAAATCATAGATGCCGCGCATGAATATGGTGCTATGACACTGATTGATGGGGCACAATCTTGTGGGCATATGAAATTAGATATGCAAGCGCTCGATGCTGACTTCTACACCATATCTGGACATAAGATGTGTGGACCAACTGGGATAGGAATTCTTTATGGAAAAGAAGAAGCTTTGAATACTTTACCACCCTATCAAGGTGGCGGCGAAATGATTGATCAAGTTAGTTTTGAAAAAACAACTTATGCTGGATTACCTCATAAATTTGAAGCAGGAACGCCTAACATTTGCGGTGGTATTGCATTAGGAGCAGCTATCGATTACTTGAATGAAGTAGGTATGGAAAACATCGCTGCTTATGAACATGAACTGCTGGTTTATGGAACAGAGCAAATCAAAAGTATACCTGGCGCTAAAATTTATGGTGATGTCACTAACAAAGCTGCGGTCATTAGTTTTAATGTCGCTAGCCTGCATCCTTATGACATAGGAACTATTGTAGATAAATTAGGTGTGGCCGTGAGAACAGGGCACCACTGTGCACAACCTGTTATGGAACGTTTTGAAATTCCAGGAACCATTAGGGCCAGCTTTGCTTTTTACAATACTAAAGAAGAAATAGATGTTATGGTACAAGCTTTGCAACGAGCTGTAAATATGTTATCTTAA
- the sufC gene encoding Fe-S cluster assembly ATPase SufC translates to MLKIKDLTATIEGKEILNGINLEVKAGEVHAIMGPNGSGKSTLANIIAGREEYEVTGGEITLEGENIGELDPEERAHRGIFLSFQYPVEIPGVSVTNFMKTAINETRKAQGKDDMTAKDMLKMIREKSEMLEIDRKFLSRSLNEGFSGGEKKRNEIFQMAMLEPKLAILDETDSGLDIDALRIVANGVNKLRSKDNATIVITHYQRLLEYIVPDFVHVLYNGRIVKSGGKELASELEKRGYDWIKEEVEA, encoded by the coding sequence ATGTTAAAGATAAAAGACCTTACAGCAACTATTGAAGGAAAAGAAATCCTCAATGGAATCAATCTAGAGGTAAAAGCAGGAGAAGTACACGCAATAATGGGACCTAATGGTTCTGGCAAATCTACACTTGCAAATATTATTGCAGGACGTGAGGAATATGAGGTAACAGGAGGAGAAATTACTCTAGAAGGAGAAAATATTGGGGAGTTGGATCCAGAAGAAAGAGCCCACAGAGGTATTTTTCTTTCTTTTCAATATCCCGTAGAAATTCCAGGAGTATCGGTTACTAATTTTATGAAAACCGCTATCAATGAGACTCGCAAAGCTCAAGGTAAAGATGACATGACCGCAAAGGACATGTTAAAAATGATACGTGAGAAATCTGAAATGCTAGAAATAGACCGTAAATTTCTTTCTCGTTCTTTGAATGAAGGATTTTCTGGAGGAGAAAAGAAACGTAACGAAATATTCCAGATGGCGATGTTAGAGCCTAAACTGGCTATTCTTGATGAAACAGATTCTGGACTAGACATCGATGCCTTGCGCATCGTTGCAAATGGAGTGAATAAACTTAGAAGTAAAGATAACGCTACTATTGTTATTACTCACTACCAGCGTCTTTTAGAATACATCGTTCCAGACTTTGTCCACGTTTTATATAACGGTCGCATCGTAAAATCTGGTGGCAAAGAACTGGCGTCAGAGCTAGAAAAACGCGGTTACGACTGGATCAAAGAAGAGGTAGAAGCTTAA
- a CDS encoding component of SufBCD complex — MKRLIVLSFLALAMVSCKNNKESKEGADVIKKMQEEVLPEGQQLFRGEFIFIEDAAVLTARNDIYAVEIDHKMHELNKVAEALKKTEFDMVNVVIRGTVKPNPIKAEIGEGWDEMITITKIIEVTPATNADIIKTGKTLDIKDVK; from the coding sequence ATGAAGCGATTGATCGTTTTAAGTTTTTTAGCCTTAGCTATGGTTTCTTGTAAAAACAATAAGGAATCTAAGGAGGGAGCTGATGTCATAAAGAAGATGCAAGAGGAAGTTCTTCCAGAAGGACAACAACTTTTTAGAGGTGAATTTATCTTTATCGAAGATGCTGCGGTACTTACTGCAAGAAACGACATTTATGCCGTGGAAATCGATCATAAAATGCACGAGCTAAATAAGGTCGCAGAAGCCTTAAAAAAAACGGAATTCGATATGGTGAACGTGGTAATTCGCGGTACTGTAAAGCCTAACCCTATAAAAGCAGAGATAGGTGAAGGATGGGATGAAATGATTACGATTACAAAAATTATAGAAGTTACTCCAGCAACAAATGCAGATATAATTAAGACTGGAAAAACATTAGATATTAAAGACGTTAAATAA
- the sufD gene encoding Fe-S cluster assembly protein SufD, with translation MSFKDHILSSFIALENEVDTNSYVHNLRSEALTDFEHLGIPQRREEAYKYTSLKSLFNKDYSLFPKKETDISYGDIKKYLVHQIDAYRVIFIDGIYSSHLSQTTHDKFDVCLMSSTLNDPKYAPVIENYYNKLAAKNGLTSLNTAFAKEGAYIHIGKNIAVEKPIEIVYFSTGNEAELMIQPRNLVVVGENSQVQIIERHQSLSDNAVLTNSVTEIYADKRSLVDWYKIQNDRLSASLIDHTFVEQKDNSEVRVHTFSFGGKLTRNNLNFYQRGEHCNSVLNGVTIIQGKQHVDHSTLVHHTAPNCESFQEYKQIFDDRSVGVFHGKVLVDRIAQKINAYQQNNNILVSDTSTINAKPQLEIFADDVRCSHGCTIGQLDDEALFYMRARGIPKKEARALLMFAFANSVLETVRIPEIKSRITKLIATKLSVEIGFDL, from the coding sequence ATGAGTTTTAAAGACCATATCCTTTCTTCTTTTATTGCCCTAGAAAATGAAGTCGATACCAATAGCTACGTACATAATTTGCGTAGTGAAGCATTGACAGATTTTGAACATCTAGGAATTCCTCAACGCAGAGAAGAAGCCTATAAGTACACTTCATTAAAATCTTTATTCAATAAAGATTACAGCCTTTTTCCTAAAAAGGAAACTGATATTTCTTATGGAGATATTAAGAAGTACTTAGTACATCAAATCGATGCCTATCGCGTTATTTTTATAGACGGTATTTACAGTTCGCATCTTTCACAAACAACGCATGATAAATTTGACGTTTGTTTAATGTCCAGTACCTTAAACGACCCCAAATATGCTCCTGTAATAGAAAATTATTACAATAAACTCGCTGCTAAAAACGGACTAACTTCTTTAAACACCGCTTTTGCAAAAGAAGGTGCTTATATTCATATAGGTAAAAATATCGCGGTAGAAAAACCTATCGAGATTGTTTATTTCTCTACTGGAAATGAAGCCGAATTAATGATACAGCCGCGCAACCTAGTTGTAGTGGGAGAAAATTCTCAAGTACAAATTATTGAAAGACATCAAAGTCTTAGCGATAATGCTGTATTGACAAATAGCGTTACAGAAATTTATGCTGATAAGCGTTCCCTGGTAGACTGGTATAAAATCCAAAACGACCGTTTAAGCGCTTCTTTAATTGATCATACCTTTGTGGAGCAAAAAGACAATTCTGAGGTGCGTGTTCATACCTTCTCTTTCGGTGGAAAGCTCACTCGTAATAACTTGAACTTTTACCAACGAGGTGAACACTGTAATTCTGTTCTTAATGGCGTTACTATTATACAAGGAAAACAACATGTAGATCATTCTACGCTGGTACATCATACAGCTCCCAATTGTGAAAGTTTTCAAGAATACAAACAGATTTTTGACGATCGTTCCGTTGGCGTATTTCACGGTAAAGTACTAGTAGACAGAATAGCTCAAAAAATCAATGCCTACCAACAAAACAACAATATTTTAGTAAGCGATACGTCAACCATCAATGCAAAACCTCAATTAGAGATTTTTGCTGACGATGTAAGATGCTCCCATGGTTGTACCATAGGACAACTAGATGACGAAGCGCTATTTTATATGAGAGCTCGAGGAATCCCTAAAAAAGAAGCTCGTGCCTTATTGATGTTTGCTTTTGCAAACAGCGTACTAGAAACCGTAAGAATTCCAGAAATTAAATCTCGTATTACAAAGCTTATTGCGACTAAGCTAAGTGTGGAGATTGGGTTTGATTTATAA